In the genome of Methanobrevibacter sp., one region contains:
- a CDS encoding peptidylprolyl isomerase, translating into MAIKEGDFVRLNFTGKIKETDEVFDTTSEDIAEEAGILVENKVYGPIPIIVGGNHLLKAIDDAIIGTEAGEAIHVSVTPENGFGQRNPNFIQLIPMKEFKKQGMTPVRGMKITADAGTGKIISVNGGRVKVDFNHELAGKNLEYDVSVVEVIEDDEEKIKSMIELHYSYPNMDLDKTEIKIDGDKLSIKLDEITRFDQKSYMDVTFARFRISKDIWDNMDYEKVEFVDEFEKKVEEPAEEEAEE; encoded by the coding sequence ATGGCAATTAAAGAAGGAGATTTTGTAAGATTAAATTTCACTGGTAAAATAAAAGAAACTGATGAAGTATTTGATACCACTTCTGAAGACATCGCTGAAGAAGCAGGTATTTTAGTAGAAAATAAAGTTTATGGTCCAATTCCAATTATTGTTGGTGGAAATCATTTATTAAAAGCTATTGATGATGCAATTATCGGTACTGAAGCAGGAGAAGCTATTCACGTATCTGTAACTCCTGAAAACGGTTTTGGTCAAAGAAACCCTAATTTCATTCAATTAATTCCAATGAAAGAATTCAAAAAACAAGGCATGACCCCTGTTAGAGGCATGAAAATTACTGCAGATGCAGGTACTGGAAAAATCATTTCTGTTAATGGTGGAAGAGTTAAAGTTGACTTCAACCATGAATTAGCTGGTAAAAACTTAGAATATGATGTTTCCGTAGTGGAAGTCATTGAAGATGATGAAGAAAAGATCAAAAGTATGATTGAGTTACACTACTCTTACCCTAACATGGACTTGGATAAGACCGAAATCAAAATCGATGGTGACAAATTAAGCATCAAATTAGATGAAATCACCAGATTCGATCAAAAATCATACATGGATGTAACTTTTGCAAGATTCAGAATTTCCAAAGACATTTGGGACAATATGGATTATGAAAAAGTTGAATTCGTAGATGAATTCGAGAAAAAAGTAGAAGAACCTGCTGAAGAAGAAGCAGAAGAATAA
- a CDS encoding nucleotidyltransferase family protein: MPSIDFIKDIQENDRKTFFKDFENSKSYEAKSFDDEDPKSSNSRPLIADFTEYSPLHNGHFHCMKTAKAKIPDGLFVAVVPGLFERSGRGLPYILHRKTRAEIAIAVGADIVVEGPPMGIMGSGQYSLCLTKMFQALNTDFIPRGYRPFDGYEKILERISLGHGVAPKPYRIVDMDTKEVIYNGKLEEDNYVIVSFSKSLKKIGFDFKDKFIFVPRIEGVSGTLIRKACSENNLDSVKSMLPSETIRILEREINEDRAPLHDLRVEENIIDSANNLSFEELLKLNFFNEKLANEFINRRQTRPFESISEIEDSIFYGFSTHFKNRVLSILETRINADMISEYIDTYPSTVRVLNYRNESVLEEFKEKVFENGNKYVKDIVID, encoded by the coding sequence ATGCCTTCAATTGATTTTATAAAAGACATTCAAGAGAATGATAGAAAAACCTTTTTCAAGGATTTTGAAAATTCAAAAAGTTATGAAGCAAAGTCTTTCGATGATGAAGATCCAAAATCCTCTAATTCAAGGCCTTTGATTGCAGATTTTACAGAGTATTCACCTCTTCATAATGGCCATTTCCATTGCATGAAGACTGCAAAGGCTAAAATTCCTGATGGTCTGTTTGTAGCTGTTGTTCCTGGATTGTTTGAAAGAAGTGGCAGAGGCCTGCCTTATATCCTACATAGAAAGACTAGAGCTGAAATAGCCATTGCTGTAGGTGCAGACATTGTTGTTGAAGGACCGCCTATGGGAATTATGGGATCCGGACAATACTCCTTATGTTTAACCAAAATGTTTCAGGCTCTAAACACTGATTTCATTCCAAGAGGATATAGGCCTTTTGATGGCTATGAAAAGATTTTAGAGAGGATTTCCTTAGGTCATGGCGTAGCTCCAAAGCCTTATAGAATTGTTGATATGGACACCAAGGAAGTAATCTATAATGGAAAACTGGAAGAGGACAATTATGTCATAGTGTCATTTTCCAAATCATTGAAGAAGATAGGCTTTGACTTTAAGGATAAATTTATTTTTGTTCCACGTATTGAAGGCGTTAGCGGAACATTAATCCGTAAGGCATGTTCTGAGAATAATTTGGACTCTGTCAAGTCAATGCTGCCAAGTGAAACAATTAGGATATTGGAAAGGGAAATAAATGAGGATAGGGCTCCATTGCATGATTTGAGAGTTGAAGAGAATATCATTGATTCTGCAAACAATTTGTCTTTTGAGGAATTGCTCAAATTAAATTTCTTTAATGAGAAACTTGCAAATGAATTCATCAATAGGCGCCAGACAAGACCATTCGAATCAATATCAGAAATTGAGGATTCCATTTTTTATGGTTTCAGCACTCATTTTAAGAATAGGGTCTTAAGCATTTTGGAAACAAGGATCAATGCAGATATGATCTCAGAATATATTGACACTTATCCTAGCACCGTACGTGTCTTGAATTACAGAAATGAATCAGTTTTAGAGGAATTCAAGGAAAAAGTTTTCGAAAATGGGAATAAATACGTAAAGGATATAGTGATTGATTAA